CCATCAAAAGTGAATTCAGGATTTCAGGTCGAGACTGTTTGACACTTGCGGGACAGGTTCCTCCGCTCTTGCTTTCACAACTGTACGCGAAGATGGATTGGATAGCGTAGCCGTCAGCCAGTTGCTCGGTAGCTTGGCACGTCTCCAATGCCGTCACGAACGGGGGGACGTGTGCGCGCGCTCTAACCAACGGCCTTGTACCTTTTCGTTGGTGCAACTGCAGCCGCCTCTTGTAGAGTACAACTAATACTGTGTTATTTTCCTTTTGGCTGCTGCTACAACTacatgcttataaactaaactgttaatttttaactttaaatttagacttaattttaagggtttttttatggtttattttttagtcttagttttttaatcaccataaacacatatataaaagtttcatttatatattattttatagattttctaTTTGTCCAtcgcataattttttttaatttatcaatcgatttttctatatattagatttGCTTCAAGTGTATGCTTGTTTTACACGTgctattttgtttgattttctttgtTACTGTTTAATTTCAATCCATCATCTAACAAAATTGTTTTATGGATTCAGTTTTTTCGACGACGAACAATAGATGCTTccattattttctgtttatagTCATgacgtttagctttttttttaaagaaaaaattgacCCCACGGATACTTGGAACTGTGGCACCGCACTGAGACCGTTTCTAACCGGCGACAAATGCTGACGACCAACTCTGAACTTCTGCACCAGTGATTCAGCTTAATTAAATCCACGCTTCTACGCAAAACCAATCAAATCTGTCAACATTTCTCCTCGCATAAATaacaagagaaagaaaatctCGTATGAATGGAACTGGATCACTTACCTAGTGAAAACATTTAACTCCCTCTTCGACGATGCGTTGCTCGTCACTGCGCCACCTTTTCTTGCTCACGAGTCAggacttttaattttttaatataatatttaactttttattattcaaaattttacaattaatatttttattttgttagataataaaacataaataatattttatatgtaattacttttttattttttttaaataaaataaataatcaaacgctcgataaaaaaaccgaaaaattgatttttttatgaagggAGTAAGAACGGAGCCACGATCAGGGAGACACGACCGGTGAGGTGCAGCGAGGGCGCGCCACGTGGCGGCCCACGGCCGGTCGGCCGGACGAGGTGGCCGGGGTGGGGCGGCCGGCGGAGTCCGGTTCGGATCCGCTGCGGTGGTTGGCGCGTCCCGGTCCGGTCGGTTGCCGGCCCAACCGCGCAAAGAGGCTGCCTCTTTTCGTGTGGTTGGCAACACAGGCTGCTTGCTGTGTTCCGGCACCAAACACAAACGGCTCAGgtcacagaagaaaaaaaaaaagaaggtcgCGATAACTTTTTCTTTCTGAATTAGCTCAGAACTCGGTCAGCTGCAAAATCGTTTTAGTGCGGTCACAGGCAAGGAAATATTCGAGGATCTCCCCTGCAATATGTTATATTTCCGTactatttagaaaattaaacttGTTATCGCTTTTACGTGTGAGTATTAAAATACTGTCACTTTTCTCTCGCGAGTGTTGAGAGGGATTAAATGTTTCTAGCATAGAgtgacaaaaattttaaaacctttGATATATGTGAGTTGGATCTTATGATTTGAACCCTGATAAACTCTCACCATACTTGTGAATCTGGAGGGTATTACGTAACACATGCCCATCCAACCCTAAACTAAATGTTTATGAGAAAGCCATTAGCTAAGAGAAGAGATATAGGTGTGTTACACATGTATGAATGgatcaaaatttatacaaagttatagttttatataataaatcaccctaccaaattttagtcagttttaataaatttttatggtGCGAACacgagtttaaaaattttatattcgagtttatacatactaaGGTTATATTCTTTTGGGTCAGATTATTCATCTTTTACGCATAGCTTcttaaactattaaatggtgtattttttaaaaaaagtttctacataaaagttcatcatctcatatGTGTATCTCATATGTGtagagtatattttattttatagtagttatatttcatcgtttatactattaaatatctattaagaaattagataatcttacgttttcatctttcatcaagCAAGAGAACACATCATTTTGTTCCATCCTTATGTTAGGAACAAAGTGGTTAAAATGGGTGATGCACTTTCTATacctaaaattcaaatagttaattaattttaccTATACCCTACCTAAATCCCTCGTAGACATGGACATATGTGTAGATAATGAATAACTGGTGGTAGTCCTGCTAGTGATGCTTTCTCCTTACGTCATTTTGTGCATACGAACACATGAACAACAAATTATTGCTCGTAAAAGtaagagtatatttttttattgctaaataCATTGGGTGGTTAATTAACTACACTATTCACTAATCTATGTTTTACATGGCAATTGTTATAAGTATTTACAGaatcttttatgattttttttgctattctTAACTGTAACTTATATTGTTCTACTCAGTTTAGGTATTACGCCCTCATAGTTTTTTTGCTATTACGCCCTCATTGTTTTGCTGaaataagaataaataaaacggaAATAATGTGTAGgtattagcaatctaaaagcaaaagctgaacaataaactacgataaaaaatcctaaaatttaacttcaaattcaagttttagaatttaaattttggcttataagcataagcataaggaaAAATATTGGAGACAAAGTTGTAGCttgtccatatatatatttaaaaaaattcaaaactaaatTGTATTCACATTTGAGTCTCAATCTCACAATGTGCATGATAGATTTGTTTTTAACGTGGCCCGTGATGTTAAACATATGTACTGTTATCATAATATGATATATCTAATTGACACGTATATTTTCTAGTTGACGTTTTAGCATTTAGGAAGTGACAATTGTTATAGGATTTACCCAAATGTAATCAATGAAGCTCCTATAAAAAGATAATTAGATGTATCATGCCTCACAACATGCTTGATGTAAACCCGAAAGCTATCTTTATAACTATTCAGTTACGGAATAGCGTTTGATAGCCCATGAGTAGTTCGGTTCACATCTTAAGAATATATGACAACCCCAGGTCTAAGGACAAAGCATACATGTTGTGTAAAAAGAGAACAATATTATAATATCTCACGTTGGGTCGGTCCATCATCATGTCATACATGCGTTTACATTATTAGTTTGATTTCTCCATGTTTATGACTTGTGAAACATGGTTATCAACTAATACATGGTTATCAACTCCGACTAAGGACAACTTTATAATAATCATACAAGTAAAGAGTTTTATAAACAATTCATATAATTGCCAATCAATACAAGTGATattcaatagataaataagtgTCATGGATACAATAAAATACGATCATCTATATGATTACCTCTAGGACATATTTCTAACAGCACATGCGCGTGCAGGCTCTCAGGTGCACGTAGGTAACCAAACACTCATATTTCTGTTCCCCTGGTGCGAGCCAACCCCCATACAAGTAACCAAAGACACCCATAAATACCATAGTCAGATCCTTATCCGATGACAAAGCGGAAGTGTAACTATGAATAATGTGTggagaaatttaaataatgtTTAGATAGAAAAGTAATTGGAGTGTTATAAAGCGATGGTTTTTAAATGCTAGAATACCAATTGTTTTGGATAAAAGGAGTAGTTCTTGTTTACTGGTCAGTTTTGACCCCCTCTGATGTTGGAAATACTCGACAGATTCTACCTccattactaaatatatatacatgtagcgttggttagttcaaaattgaacCCACCGATATCAAAAGAAACACATGGATGGGGTACATGCTTATCTAGACGATAATTCCCATTTTACCATTGTAggtctaagagcatccccaatagatcatctaaatttgattatccataccttcatttagatgatcatctaaaacagttgtatcatctatatctctttgtattTCAAcggatcatccatatatattttatatatttctttagaaGATGGATagagaacatccaaatatagagtttctctcttcaaatatggatgacatctagaaatagaggatgagatggaTGTTCTGCTATAGCTCAATCTCTATCttttatcctttatttttaggatagagtaTGTGATAGATGAATTGTCGGAGATGCTAACTAGAAGTAGGTTGATTGGATTAGTATGTGTGCATGGTCAGGTCAATGCGACAAATAATCCATGAAAAAACGTAGGGAGTAAACAGACGGCCCAACCAACACAAAATGCCATCGAAGGCCCAAAATACGATGACCAAAACATGGGCCGAAAGGCCTACCTGGGCTACCATACGGCCCAACCAGGCGACCATCTCTCTCGTCGTTTTCCGGCTTTCTTTGCGACTCTCGCCTcgttcctctcctccctccgaCTCCGACGACTCGATCAATCAATCCGCAAAGATGGACCGGTTCCGGCCTCTCAGGCGGATCCAGGTCGAGCCCGAGCCCGCCGCCGacccgcccccgccggcggcgaccggcggcgcgggggtggACGACGCGGCTGCCCCCGCGGCCGGGCTCCTCAtggcggcgagggtgcggcGCCGCTCGGCGGTGTATCGCGACTGCAAGGGCGACTACATCGGCGTCCCCAGCGACCCCTGCCTCACCAAGATCCTCTCCAAGCAAGGTGACCCGCGCCGCTCCCCCTTTCCGTCTCCTGGATCGAGAACTGGTAGGCTCTCGGGGTGGGTGGGCGATCTTAGGTCGGTAGGTTCGGTGGCTGTGCATGCTATGTTATGGCTATTCAGTTGGCTTGGATCTGGTGCGATTACTTGTAGCGGTGGTGgtgtgatttttctttttcctcttcctCGATATTGTAGTGgtagtatttaaatttggatgatGGTTTTTTCGTGAATTGCGAGTCGGCCACCCGGTGTTGGTTCCGTCGTTTGCTAGCTCCATATACTACAGTGTTAGCTCACGTATCAAAGTGATCTGATGCGCCATGCTCAGGATCGAGCTCCTGTGTAGTAGTCTCTCACTGATTTTTTAATGTCTAAGGGGGCCAAACGATATATCTGcagacgaaaaataatttatgaatataattttcatataggtgttcttagttatctaaaaacaaaggccgaaaaataaactatgataaaaaaccccaaaatcaactccaaatttaaggttgaaaattcaaattttggcttataagcataagcagcagcgaaaagatgagagtgtAACATATAGGATTGGCTAATATGACCCAATACTTATTTGAAGAGATGATTTGATGCAACCTAGCGGCTAAAGATGGCTTAAAATTACAAATGTATGTGGACTGTAAAACACGAGTGCTGAAATAATGTGTAATCCTAGATGTGTTAGAGCATATCGTGGCACGAAGATTCTTCCCCAAATTGAGAAAATGGATTGCAAACAGCAATTGTTGGTTCCTGCTGCTAAATGTCTTGTCGTATCCACATCATATGATATTGTAACTTTATCATGCGCATTCGTTATTTAACATCACTGAATTTCTAGGTTGATCCATGATAAAGTTAGAACATATATTGCAGGGGACAACAAAGTTCTGTTTGCAGATAAGGTGTTGAAGTTCACTCAATcaggaaaaatgaaaagacgCATACTGGTGATCACAGATTTTGCTCTCTACCTTGTTGATCCTGATGCTGATATATTGAAGAGGAGGATAGCACTTGCAGCTGTCGATAAGCTATGTATAAGCAAGCTCAGTGATAACTTCTTTGCAATTATTGTGCCAACTGAGTATGATTGTTTAATGGCCAGCACTAGAAAGAAGGAAATAGTTGATATTATAATTAAGGCTATCAAGAGCACTTCTGAATATGAGCCTCAGGTGGCTTCTTCTAACAGGTATATGGCTACAGTCTTGGTGATGAAGCTATGGTATTCCATACGATCAACCATAGGATGTACTTTGGACAACTATATCTCGAGATTTTAAATCCCCCAAACACTTGAACTGCTAATGATAGGTGATCTATTTTCCTATTACAGCTGTTTTGTGAGAGCAAATGTCAACTGTAACTCTCTTTCTAAAGTTGCCATTATTTGTGATTAGTTGCTACTGAACCTCTCAGCATTCGTTAGTGTCGCTGGGCTCAGCCTTCTGATCTAGTACCTCAGATGCCTTGAGACATTTACAGCCTCTTGTTGCCAGAGTATGATAGTCTAATTTGCTGGCTTCTTCTTTCTGTAGGTTTGAATAccatgctgctgctgaagTGATTAAAGAAGTTGAGTTTGAGGAAGCTGAAGGTATGCATCGTATCTGatattatattagtataaatgggaaatatatatatatagtggaaACTCCAACTAAGGTGAAAACTCATATGCTCCATGACAGAAAGGTTGTCTAATATCACATGAAAAATCCCACATGTAGATAAGATGATGATGAACAGTCctgtaaaaaatattgtccAAATTCCACTTGATTTGTGAGAtacaaaaatgataaatttcaAACAAATCTATAGGACTGTTTTCTGGTTcgatatttattatttttaacgaAATCGAATTTAGATCAGATTTTTTACATAGCTGTTCATCATCATGTTATCTACatgtgggattttttttattattttagaagaCTTTTCGGTCGTAGTTTACACAAGTTTTCACCTAGGTTGGGTTTCCACCATATATTTCCTTGTATAAATGTGCCTATGAGCCTATCCTTCATGAGGTCTTGATAATCCTGTACTACATCAGAATAGGTCTAATCTAGTGGTTTTATGAGTTTTACTTCGCACATAATCCTGTGCAATTTTTTTGGACCATTTGCTGACTATTGTTTAGCTTAGTGTTGAGAATCTATTCTATTTCcatttaaacttaaaagaaGGATACAACACATTCTTAGTTGCTATTGCTTCAAACTGAAATTagatttgaacaaaatttgcCTGATAAATT
This is a stretch of genomic DNA from Oryza brachyantha chromosome 1, ObraRS2, whole genome shotgun sequence. It encodes these proteins:
- the LOC102715535 gene encoding myosin IC heavy chain, with protein sequence MDRFRPLRRIQVEPEPAADPPPPAATGGAGVDDAAAPAAGLLMAARVRRRSAVYRDCKGDYIGVPSDPCLTKILSKQGDNKVLFADKVLKFTQSGKMKRRILVITDFALYLVDPDADILKRRIALAAVDKLCISKLSDNFFAIIVPTEYDCLMASTRKKEIVDIIIKAIKSTSEYEPQVASSNRFEYHAAAEVIKEVEFEEAEGGVKTRIMHKAKS